The Spirochaeta cellobiosiphila DSM 17781 DNA segment AAACACCTTTTATGGAAGTCCTATTGTCTTCATCTACCACAATGTTACCCCACTTGTTCACTTCCAAATCATTAGTGGTTTGGCGTATCAGAGGATTAGCCACATTGCCTAAAGCAGGTATTACCGTATCCATATCCAGGAGAAAATCACTGCCCTCAATAGGCATAGGACGTCTTCTACCAGAAGAGTCGGGTTCGCCCAATTCGTATTTCTGACATTTAATCGCCTTTACATGCCCCTTGTCATCACCAAGGATTTCTACAGGATTAGCAAGAAAGTGAAAGTTAATCCCCTCTTCCATAGCATGTTCGATCTCCTCTGCTCTGGCAGGCATTTCCTGTCTTGTTCTCCGATAGATCACATTGACTTGCTCCGCTCCAAGACGTAAAGCCATACGCGCCGCATCCATAGCCACATTACCTCCGCCCAGGACAGCCACTTTATGGGAGTCATAGATGGGCGTATCCACATGGTTCTTATCGTAGGCTTTCATTAAGTTAGCCCTGGTCAGGTATTCATTGGCAGAAAACACTCCTATAAGATTCTCACCTGGTATACTCATAAATCGGGGAAGCCCCGCCCCGGAACCAATAAATACGGCATCAAAACCTTCCTTTGTCATTAAGGCTTCAATAGTATTGGTTCGGCCCACAAGATAATTCATATGAAAATCAACACCCATGGACCTAAGATTAGCCACTTCCTGTTCAACAATTTGCTTAGGCAAACGGAATTCGGGAATACCGTAAATCATAACCCCGCCAGCCTTATGAAACGCTTCAAAGACAGTCACTTGGTGCCCCTGTTTACGCAG contains these protein-coding regions:
- the gltA gene encoding NADPH-dependent glutamate synthase, with translation MQHKTPELLLKDAQTLWDTMDISSLNAKSRMAIPQMDMPSQDPKVRAHNQEEVALGYSPVAAQVEAQRCLDCKNKPCVQGCPVGIDIPRFVKLAGEGKFQEAVDTIKESSLLPAICGRVCPQEVQCMAKCTVGKGLKDPMKSVAIGRIERFLADWERNRGAVQTPQCKPDTGKKVAIVGSGPAGLTAAADLRKQGHQVTVFEAFHKAGGVMIYGIPEFRLPKQIVEQEVANLRSMGVDFHMNYLVGRTNTIEALMTKEGFDAVFIGSGAGLPRFMSIPGENLIGVFSANEYLTRANLMKAYDKNHVDTPIYDSHKVAVLGGGNVAMDAARMALRLGAEQVNVIYRRTRQEMPARAEEIEHAMEEGINFHFLANPVEILGDDKGHVKAIKCQKYELGEPDSSGRRRPMPIEGSDFLLDMDTVIPALGNVANPLIRQTTNDLEVNKWGNIVVDEDNRTSIKGVYAGGDIVLGAATVILAMGEGRRAAAAIDKDFREKN